ACTGGAGATCTTAATGACTTGTGGCAAGTGGAGGTGGTTGGAGGTAAGAAGGGAGATCCGGTAAAGGTCCTGCGTAGCAAAGTGCGTTTTCTCCATCACTCCACTGGCTGTGTGCTCTGCTCCTCTGGAAAGACTCTCCCCAAATGGTGTGTTCTGTCAAAATCACTCATCTGGTCTGGGATCTGTAGCGTGTAGTGTATCTACAGCACAAGTAAAAAGTAAAGACGGATTAGAAAAAATGGTTGGGAGAATGCAAGGAGTTTTCAAAGCTGTACTctaggccagtggttctcaaactggggtctgagatggtgccagggggccccagttttatgacattttacaaaatacataaatttgtcatgaattctgtgtaattaaacctttaaaaaataaggctacttacCAATAGCAccatgtataatttaatatgtttcgATTAATTAAGATGTTACcttttagaacaaatttgtcataaattttctttgggggggggtgaaggaatgcactgtacacaaggggggccgcacactgaaaaagtttgagaaccactgctctaggcAAAGGGTGGCTTCTTTGAAGTAGCTGAATTATAAGAGTTTtgacatttttgttatttcatGCATATTGTTTAAAAGGAATAGCTTACCATAAAATTTCTgtatttactcaccctaatgACATATGATCCTCAATGTCTTTTTTTATTCTTCAGAACCCAACAacagatttttaaaaagtgttgttttgGGTTTTCTGGCTACTAAGCTCACCATCAACTCCCATTGTAACCAAAAAACCCTTTAAGCCTCAATGACCCAAAAGACATTGATTTAAAAGacgtgagggtgagtaaataatgacaatgttttcattttggggtgaattattcctttaagtcaggggttttcaaatttgggacCAGGGAACACTTACAGGAGAGAAACATTTCCAAGGACCCTCTTAAAATTCGAATAATTACTAAGCATATTTCTACAATTTTGTTCAAATTACCGCTGGTCtcactttgagaacccctgcttTAAGTAACTTACTATTGTTTTAGATTGTTGAAAATTATAAATACTGAGTATATGTGTTAAAATTTtgacaaacaaaaatgtaagaatAAACTTTTGAACTGCTTTTATAGGGCATTTGAACAACTTGAGGTCACATGTAGTCCTTATGTCAAAGTGACTCCCAACTCGCAGTGGACCATCGAGGATCACATCAACCCTAAATGTACATCCAAATCACATATCGATAGATTTGATCCATTTGCTGGATCATTTTGTGCTAATGTGTAAATGTTTATCTGCAGTGCCCAACATCAGTCTGTCAGTACTTAAACCCACTTTCCTGGAGATTTTGTGGGAGTCTCATATTGTAATGATCAGGGTAAGATTTTGCCCCAAAAGaaaatgtgccctttaaaaaaatattaaattattatttaaaaaaaaatcaatttcaaAATTAAGAGtattaacatttattatatatttttaaaaatatacgtttttatttttgcataggGAAACAGTGGGTTGAAACCCAAAGACAATGAGATGAATTCAAAGCCGTGGCACTGGCCCATCAACTTTCAGGTGCGTTGcataaaatatttaacacaaaatgaataaatgtatgtTCAAATGCATCTTATGATTATCCTGGTATTTAGGGTTTGAGGTTTTCGGGAGTGAATGAAACGGAATACCGCGTTTATCTCCTGGGAAACCCAGTGAGTGCATCTTTCTTTCTATACGTGTGCCGTTTCATTTGATCACCTGTACTCTTGATGCTAAATCTTAGAATTGTCTTTCAGATAATCTGGTGGCTTAACCTATTCAGTCTGGGTTTATTTGTTGTCATGGTAACAGTGACCTCAGTGGCAGTACAGAGAGGAATGAACCTGCAGGAAAATCGGAAAGGTAAGAAGATTATGTTGCTCTTGAGATGAACCAATGATCAAATGAAGTCATGATGTGTGCCTATCCTCTTGTGTAAAATGGCTGATGATTTTTTTCAGCGCATTATCGCATTCTAAAGGAGGGTGGTGGTATGCTGTTTCTGGGTTGGATATTACACTACCTCCCCTTTTACATCATGGGTCGAATACTTTACTATCACCATTACTTTCCTGCAATGCTTTTCAGCAGTATGCTTACAGGTATTAAGGCAAAATATTTCAGCATATaaaaagctcagatgcaaaaccctctaagtacgtctggcatgttttttgtaaatgagcagttttatcaggctcttatgtttcggttcagtaatttcactttaatggcaatgaaaaggttataaGTCAGTAACTTATTTTCATAAATATCACTTTAGTtgtcttttgctgcaaaatcCTCTAAGTACATGCAAGCTTTTTGGCTTTTTAcctccacttctaaaaataaaatgtacttctttggacaagacatagtaaacagttgcaaaatcagtAAATATGCAACAAAAAACATTGGAGTAAAGTCAGAAATGTTAAAATGAAGAAACTGGACCACACAAcattatgctacgtacacaccaaacacgtaGCATCACGTTGCTCGCtctaatggggcatacacaccaaacgcgagttcAAGGATTTGCGCAAGttgattacatacaaagtcagtGCAAggcgcgatcagacgcgtcctcgcgcgGGCCGATGCGAATGACACAATATGGGCAGCGCGATTGCCGCTAAAAAAACacgtgctattcgcctcaaacgcgtcttcgcccaagttgaaaagtTGAACTTGAGCAAAAAACtcacatgacacaaagttaaatcccgcaagtaatctgtAGCGcgtaacgcgatgccccacgTTTGTTGTGTACCTAGCATAGAGTGCTCGCGGGATTTGAATTTGTGTCATGCggatttttcgcttgagttgaatatatTCAGCTTGCGCGAGGGCATGTTTGGGGCGAAtaagcgcgtgttttcgcggcaattgcGCCGCCTAATTCGCATCATTTGCAGCGCCCCGCGCAGGGACGCGTCTGATGGCTTCTTTGCATTggctttgtatgtaatctactcgtgcaaatcgttgaactcgtgtttggtgtgtatgccccatcaGGGGGTGCTGTATTTACGTCCAAGAACTCACAAGGGACCAAAGTTTGAATGTGTTCATGGTCGTTTTACATTCATCTTCCATGTATTTTGAGAACCTTGCTGAAAATTTGAAAATCTGAAGGTTTTCTTTCTGAAGGTCctggattaagcagatttgaagcaaaagtatttgatgaacatatacgTACCGATTAGCTCATTTTTGATGGCATTTtgtggcttttgcatctaagcACTTCGATATTTTATAgcataatatattaaatattacctttttatgcattttgcagtgcattacaaggtatttattttagcattgtgTGTTTCCTtgagaatcaaacccatgatctttgaCATGCTAAGGTAATggtctaccagttgagctaaaGTAAACTCCTAAATATATCAAAGTGTCCTGGGTGATGGTATAGATAGAGGTATTTTATAACGGTCAATAGGCACTCTGCTTACATTCACATTTTCATACAATGTTAACTTGTGATTAGAAACACTTGACAGTAACATTTAGCTTCTTAGCACATACCCTATTTGTTGAAATCACATTTTTGGAATTATAGCATCTAATTTTCAAACCttaatattttcttcatttaagGTATTACACTGGACAtttttctgaagaattttgaCATTATCTTTAGTCCATCAATAGCCAAATATATTTTGAGGGGAGGTCAATCGGTACTCATTTTAGGGGTCATCTACAGGTAAGGCTCACTTatgctttttttaatgttagCCTAGTTTCTCTTTGAGGTCATTAAAGtctgtgttaaagggacactccacttttttgaaaatatgctcattttccagctcccttagagttaaacatttaattcttaccatgttggaatccattcagccgatctccgggctGGTCCTACcccttttagcatagtttagcataatccattgaatctgattagaccatttagcgaTTTAATGGTCGAtctccacaattcagtactaaacagttcacagtctttgtaatgtttttcagcaataaatttttaaagtttataatgTGTTAAGAAACAATTCACTGATTTGACTTTACACCgactttaaagtatttttatacAATATGGTGTATGCCACAACTAATAAAATTCACTTCCTTTCCTGTTTTAGCTTTTACCTCTTCCACCCTCTCTCCTATGGTATGACGGGACTGCTGGCACATGACCCCGCCTCCTCAATGGCAGGTCTCAGGTGGCTGGAATCCTGGGATTTTTAGACCATTTCAAAGTGCTTTGGGCCTGATAAAGCACTAGTTCAGTTATAACCTGTTTCTGTTGCTATACACATAACTGACTGACATGTGGAGACAGACACGTTTCTTGCACAAAGAATTTTATTTTCTTAAGAATTTAGATTCTATCAGTGTTTCTCTTTGTAGTGATGGTTTACTTTCATTACACAGACCTTATTTTTAAAGCGTGATGTTTGATGAAcctattttataaatgtatgttCTCAGTGCTCATTTGATCTTGTTGTCAGTgttgaatgaaaatatttactTTCATGTTAGGAAAGTTATTGTTTTCTCTAGTATTTACTAGTACAGTACAGTTGGATTCAAGATTTCACTGCTGTAGGTGGATTGAAATAAACTCAAAAAGCAATAAAGTGCCTACTAGTTTTCAGATTTAGTGACTGTTAAGTGTATTACTAAACAATGTATGGAGTGCTTACAGAAAGTGTTTACCCTCTTTAACCAGTTTTACATGTTATTATTGATAAAACATTAATTTGCTCTTTTTAAGATCacaatcaatattttaaagtttgTTCAGAATAGGTTTCTCCGGTTGGTGTGACTTTATGAGAATGCTAGCTTCTCATGTTAATTTTTCAACCATTTTTTCACGGTGGTCTTCACAGTAATCCTATACATATCAAATCGTTTTGCCAAAATGTTTTTCTAATAATTTAAGATCAACAGAAATCCCTTTAGTCTTTATGAAATTAAGACAGATCAGGCTTCTGTAAAGTGTCACTATGTCAATAATATTTATTGTATAACACACTTacacattttataatttattaagacaatgtaataaatatttcGGTTTATCAAAGCTGCATGTACCATATAGTACCATGGTATTATCAAAGTACTTTGTGGTCTGGTGGTCAGTATAACAATATCAGATGGTatatcatagactgtaaaaaatagatGGTGATGGTTATGTACAAGTACTGCACCATTTAACTACAgtaaattaccacaaaaaataaaaaaaatcagatcgAATATGAAAATTGTATTGTTATAGCTTGCAGAAATATTAATTTGCATGACACTTATTTTTTACAACTTTCATCTCTTTTATTGCAAGTTTATTTGGACTCGATTTTTTTCCAACAAAGTAATCTGTACATTTATCACAGTTTATTAGTGAAAAATATTTGTCAATGGTTGCCGCACGCCACGGGGGGGGCGGGACTACAGAGCTTCACAGCCGCCGGTCATTGGCTGATACAAGTCACGTGTGTTGTGTCAAGATGGCGTCTCCAAATGGAGGTAAATTTTAATTCCTCTTCTTTCTGGGAACATTAGTTGTAGTATAACGGATGTATTAAACCTTAGAAAAACGTCTTGGGGTTTATTATACTTGCTTAATAATGTGATGTATTTAAGTTCAAGTGAAGGATTTTCTTCGGAATAGGGTCATAAAATTATTTGCGTTCATTAGCAAGCTACGTGTCAAGCGACATCAGTTGTTGTAATAAATATTATGCCAAACATAACTATGCATAACTATAACGTTTTAAGACAAAGACTGCATTATAACTTCCTTACTtatgatgtaaaaatgtttgttcACCTTTGATCAGTATTGATATCCAGCTAGCTCTATCATCACAACAACAATTCACACAGCTGAGTAAACAGTAACACGTCACTCTCCAATGCAACTCGTGTAATATTTCGttcatttagaaaaaaatatatttatttcccCTCTTGAAGTCGTATAATTTAAACTAGTTTATGTCTGTTGGCTTTTATCAGTCAAGCTTTATaactattttacatttttatgagcTGGTTGTATAGTGATATAAGccgttttttttaaactatataGGTGAAGACTTTGAGTCCTCTTTGCTAAGTTTTGAAAAACTTGACCGGGCATCACCTGACCTGTGGCCAGAGCAGTgtgagtttatttttttatcatttatgttTGTGTAATGTTATGTATTTGTCTATAATGGTCATATATAAAATGTCACATTcacaaatgtataattttaaatgcataattTCTCCCCTAAAAACATCTCCTTATTGAAATTTTAACAGTACCAGGTGTCTCAGAATTTGCTGCATCTTTCAAAAATGTGAGTACTGCATAGTTGTATTTTTGGTTATAATGTACTGTTTTCAAACTGTTCATGAAGACCAATTTTACAAAACTCAATGTTTTTTCCAGCCTATTACAAATTCTCCGCCCAAGTGGATGGCTGAACTGGAGTCGGAAGATATAGAGATGTTAAAAGGTCTGGTACCTTTctcatgaagtcaaacaaatGTATATTGTACCTCTTGATGCATAATGTGAAATTTTATAGTACACCCATGTGACCTTTAATTCACCGTAGATTAATCACTTTTGAAATCTGGAAAAGCTGTAAATCAGAAATGATTAAATGTGATTTGTTTccaataaattgtttttttgtattAGAATTAGGAAGTTTGACGACAGCAAATCTAATGGAGAAGGTGAAGGGTCTGCAGAATCTGGCATATCAGTTGGGCTTGGAGGAGTGTAAGTAATCTCAGATTTTTCCAAGATTAGAAACTTTCCAGAACATTTGGTGATGGGACATTTGGAGTTAGTAGTTTGTGTGTCGCCAGTCTCATTACTTTCCATTAGATGGCGCTATTacactaaaaaacaacattcatGAATCTGTTTGCTCTTTCGCATCCAAGCAATATATAGCAGTATAGCTATATCGTCACAACAGGTGGTTTAAgaaaatgaattattttataGATCTACTCTATTTGATTAAATAAGATTAGGCCTACTTGTGTATATATGAAGCCctactgtacatttaaaatgaaatgattTTTTTGCCCAATGGCTCTGAAATCACAGCATTGCTATTTATTTAGTATTAATCCACACTCACAGGATTGTAAAAGTGTACTACAGATCATTCATAAACACCTGTCAAATTAGCTTCCCattaatgtatggtttgttaggataggacaatatttcgagatacaactatttaaaaatctggaatctgagggtgcaaaataattaaatattgcTAAAATCGCCTTTTGAAGTTGTGCAAATGAAGTCATTAGCAAccgcatccactcacaaaaataagttttttaagtttttatttttttacgataggaaatgtatttaatattttcatggaatatgatctttacataacatcatgatttttggcataaaagaaaaatctataattttgactcatacaatgtatttttggctattgctacaaatatacttgtgttacttaaaggaaaacaccaccttttttcaatattttactatgttattaactcaacttagacaaattaatacatccctatcttttttcaatgcgtgcacctaATCTCTGTACAACGCGCCGTGAATGAACTAGCATTTAGCCCAGCTCCATCCACtccccaggatccaaacagggacgaacccagaagccaccaaacacttccatgctTTCCCCAtccaaagactgttacatgagtagtcaAACAAggaagtatggtggcacaaaacaaaaagtgGTGACTTTTTAAGCGGATGAAAAAACAAGAACTGTATTGTATAccagaagagcacttagtttgcagcacttcgacctcaacGCGGAGTAACATTATCACTCCTGACttctccccctctcgctcaaacttccgtcaatattactgcttttgtggtccagggtcacatatatattcAAAAAATGAATATATCTGATAACATCTTTGTATTTGCATGCtgcattacagtttttctcagtcgctttcgtgcatttctcacatcacTGTTTACATTtgcactagggatgcaccggaTGACCGGCCAGAGATCGGAACCGGACGGTTTTTGCGCGATCGGCAACCGGacgttttttgtattttttcggCCGATTTTTCCGGAAGTGCACCCACGTGCACAGACTACATTTTTATCATTGGCAAACATGTCTTTTGTGTAAAAGCATTTCGAAATCTGTGCGCAGGACATTAAGATCGCAAGCTGCAATGTCTGTAAAGGACAAGTTAATCGCGGAGATTAACAACAGTACATtcgcagggctctcaagtctcacgcattcactgtGAGATACAagcatttcagtcagtttacacactcacaccttgtatttctaaGAGACTGATAACttttcctgctatatacaattaatggacgagGCGCAGGGAAGTTATCTGTCGAGTTTAGCTGCCTCAAGTTTTTCTCACGGTCCTCTGATGTCAATCACTTGGATGTGTGGCGCGTGCCTGCACAGAGTGAAAGTTAGAAGATCAAGATCCgataaatgctgtaaataaCGCAGGTTTCTTGAATATAGCCAAATACGTGTTAAATTATgcttgatttattaaaaaactctCCAACTGCTTTGCAATCAGAAGCTTTAGCTCACCTGAAACTAACGTAGATGCTTCCTGAAATTAATGAAAGGACCagagatgtatttcattattattgccaTGTAGTACTGAACATGTAACCTTATCTCTCTCTTAAACACAGCTTAAAATACACGCTGATGGCAAGTGCTGCAATCCTGCTGTAtataatacagatttcagtttaattttgatacatttgtattttttaatatgtagaacaatttatttaatttggataaatttttctgtattttatcaGACTTACcaattgttataatttatatttgtgcTGGTCAGTTATGAATAATAGGTAACATTGAACTGCTAGCAAAAACTTGAGAATTTGGTGGGGCAGAGGGGCCTCTCCCCTAACAGATGTTatctcactccaaacttttaaataaaacctgAGAGCCCTGCATTCGCCACAACAAACTTAGTCAGACATTTAAGTTCATCACCTGATAGAACACAATAAGAATCAAAAGTCTGTTGATAATGCAAAACAGGCAAGACCATCAACCCACACTCAACCATCCATGTCATGGTCTCATTTAACCACGCATGTTTGAACGTAGGCTACTGCACAGTTACTGCTGTTAATTTTAGATGGTTACAGTTATTGTTTTCAATAGCCAAACCAAGTTTAGCCTGTTAAATTTCAAATAAACATATTGTTTATGTAtactttcattcattcataagaaaaaaaatcggaAATCGGCCAATTTGCTTGTTAAAAAAATCGGTATAAAAACCGGCCATGAAAAATCAAGattgtgcatccctaatttgcacaacagttagttcaacttccacaacatttagtcatttgtgCACATCATAGTAGCAGTTTCTCATTCCTTCgaacaaattgcaaatgcttttggACATGCATCAATTGCTTTCATACAATTCTCTGTTGTTTTATAATATTATCATTTGTTTATGTCATGTCAGTCAAAATTAACTATACTTGTGAATGCTGAATAGTCATTCCATATAAAACTAATAGTCCTAATTTCATTGCTTGAGTCATTACATACAAAAATCTTGAACTAGttgtcaaaataattttttaaaatattttttccccGAAAATGTCTCCTAAATTGAACAATTTTTGAAATTATATGGCCAGACAGAGGAATGTCAGGATGTGCAAGAATAATTACAGTACTATGTGTGTTGTATGTTCAGTTCCAATATGTACTGCAATATTGTTTACAGTTGTCCACAGCTCTACCCAAAGGGAGTTtatgtttgttgtattttttcttttgcaCAATGCTGTGAACAAATACGAATTGCAAAGagcaaatgcagtaaaaatGTGAAACATATACATATTCAGTGTCTTGTACTCAGTTACCTCACTAAATACAGTAATGTGtaactttactgtatttttcaaatagctGTGCAAATAGTATATAGTGCCGTCTTGAGCATTTTCAGGTAGTGTCACCAAGATCTAATTTCTTTTGCATTGGAAAACATTTAAAGAGTaaactgtcataatgaaaacaTGACAAAGCCATTTGACTTCGTGACTATCGTGTCAGGACTTTTCATTTTGATGACAATGACACTTTCATTGACTTGAATACTTGCTTTTGAGTAATGAACTATCCATTTTGAGCAAGTGACACGCTTTTGCATGTTATCAACTAGGTTTTGCAATTTGTACTAATTGTTTTGAGAACTGCATTAActgttgtgcaaatgtaaatagtgatgtgagaaatgcaccaaagcgactgagaaaaactgtaaaacaaaacacatattaaataaCTGTAATGGCTAAATGTTTGTAAAAGCAAATGATCTAAACATGGTTAGAAATGAATAACCTGGAGGCTGTGCTGTCAGCGGTCAAGGTTTGTGACTATGCACCCAAATGGATTCCTAGCAGtgtaagggctcagtcacaccaaaagcgcttatggcagttgcaggcgccttttttgaatgatattctatgggcagggcgcgtttgcgcgctgtttatgcgcgccgagcgccttgcggttttctgccgcctgccgcgcacgcgtttttgaaggagcgctgagagcggaggagcgcctgacgtcattcgcgtcttccattgtccaatcgaatgaggggagaggcgggccttacgttgtggcgagggaagtttacagttgctttgaagaaccggactccactcgctcactctctcctgcgtgtttgtgctcctcttatcctcaaacaaggtcagagcaagcgccctctttttaaagtttctgctaatatgacagttaacagcaaaagagcgctcacgcttcaatatttgattgacaagacagctgactcggtggttgcttagcaatatgaaaagccgcgctgcactgctcttttttaaaaaaaggcagtgcgtcgcgccttgcgtttgcaagcgtttaaagcgcttttggtgtgactgagccctaataTGTCAACTTAGTCTCCAACCCCCAGTCATTTTGTCCTCTGCTGGCTCATGATGAGTTGTACAGAACTGCAACATACTCGTTTGTGAGTGTAAACTGAGTGTAATATTCTTCTGCTCTTCTATCTTTTGGTTGTGAAAAAgatgttactggtgtgtatcttgagacaaatcaatgttACTGGCTAATTTTACGATCTGTCAGTGCTAGTTATTTTCAgaacagctcaaacatgtgtcttagtctaggactagccttaagccttgtctcTAAAACCAGGGGTATAACTTGGAAGtggtttgtgtggtttatggttaaaaaacacattgttttctacactgtaaaaaatttgctgtaattttgcagctggttgccagtaacttactgtagaagataaagtcaaaaaatgtttcatgttcatttaactttgaacaaaattttgttg
This is a stretch of genomic DNA from Misgurnus anguillicaudatus chromosome 7, ASM2758022v2, whole genome shotgun sequence. It encodes these proteins:
- the lin52 gene encoding protein lin-52 homolog — translated: MASPNGGEDFESSLLSFEKLDRASPDLWPEQLPGVSEFAASFKNPITNSPPKWMAELESEDIEMLKELGSLTTANLMEKVKGLQNLAYQLGLEESREMTRGKFLNILERPKK